TTCACAGCAAGCGTAATATTCTCTACTTGCTTATAAACACTGAACTTAAAATCAGGCACTGGAATGGCATAGTGTGAACCATTTTCAGCTTTAGTCGGTGCTAATAGCAGTGAATCAAATGCCATTGGTGTAAAGTAGGTATTAGCTACTAGCTCTGGCACATCCATGTATTTTGGTGTTAAACCTGCGCGCAATACATTGTCAGAGTTAGCCATGATCTCTAACCCCGTACCTTTAATGTAAGCATGTGGCGTACAGGCACTCAAAAACATCGCCTCACCCGGTTGAAGAGTTAATACATTTAGCATTAATGGCGCAAATAAACCGATATCACCTGGGTATTGCTCAGCTAAATCTAGTAATAAAGCAAACAACGGCTGATCTTTATGTGCCTCACTGTAAGCCAATAATGCGTTTACCGCTGATGCTTTTTGCTCACCTTCTAGCGATAACATCGCAGCAAAGAAATCACGTAAACCTGCTTCCGTTTGATTAGCATTAAATGCAACTACTAACTCGCTGATAGCTGGAATTTCAAGTGCATTGAACTGCGTTGCAATCTCGTCGATTTGACGGAAACCATTCATTGCTTGGTAAGGTGTTAACGCAAAGACCAACTCTGGCTTATGGTTAGGATCTTTGTAATTACGATTCGCCGCATTACGCGCTATACCCATTTGCTCTTCTTTAGCAAAGCCTACTTCAGCTTGCTGCTTATTTGGGTGAACCTGAATAGACAATGCGTTTTCAGCCGCTAGCACTTTAAATAAATACGGCAGTTCACCAAATTGTTGCTGGGTTTGCGCACCGATAATCGCATAAGGATCTGTGGCAATAAAATCAGACAACTTCACCACTTCGCCTTGAACTTCAATTTCAGAGCAACCATTAGCATGAGCGCCCATCCACAATTCTGCCTGTGGTTTCGCTTCAGGGTTCGCAATACCAAACAAAGTTTCAATCGAGGTTTTGCTTCCCCATGCATAATCTTGGATCACGTTATTCATTTTAAAAAACATAGAGCGGTGAGTACCAGCCATGATTCATTCCTAAATTTATTATCGTTGTGCGTCGATGAAATAATATTCCACTTAGCAAATCAAAGAATTACAAAGAGGAATACTATTTAAACCAGCGTAAATGTTACATAAGTCAAAAAGTGGAACATCCATCAAGGTCACAATACAACCTTATTCGATACAATCCATTAGTTGATTCATGTTTTACAATATATTGCGCTGCACTATAACAAAAACAACCGCAAAGATTCATTCCTAACTCACAATCCTTACAACTCAGGTTTATTGGCGGCAATAATGGATACTGTATTTCTTAATCTAATCGACTCTATTCTCGAAGAGCAAGAGAGCTTCAACCATATTTGGTTTGCCAACGACCACACCACGCCGCCGCAATTTAGCTACCAAGTAAACTTCCCTCGTCTTGAACTGGTGCTTAAAGGCGAATATGTGAACCAATTAGAAGACGGCGAGCATGGGATTTGTGACGTTAATCTGATGCTAGGTGATGCGCTGTATATTCCACCTAACTGCTGGAATAAACCCAATTGGGAAACCGAATGCTCTGTACTGAGCTTACTGTTTGGTAAACGGCAAATTGGCTTTAGCTTGGTCAGTAAAAGTAAAGATAACCCGAACTTCTTCGATGTACAGAAACACTCAATTCAAGCAGCTACGGGGCATGCTATTGATCCTATTTTATCGGCATTGAATATGCTGGCAAAAGAGCCAACCAAAAAGCCAATGGATGAACATCTGCTATTGGCACTGCTTAGCTATAGCCGCTCTATGCTCAATACTCCGGATCGAGTTAAAAAGAACCGTTGTGAAGATCTATACCAAGGGATTTGTATTTATATTCAAGAAAACTTTCACCGTGCGATCAGTCGTGAATCCATCGCTCATCGCTTTAACATTACCCCGAATCACCTTTCACGCTTGTTCAGACAACAAGGGCACATGCGACTAGCTGATTACATCTGTTGGGTACGGTTAGAGCGCGCAAAGTTTATGCTCAAAAAATACAATTTTCGGTTAGCGGAAGTGGCAACCCGATGTGGGTTTCAAGATATGAATTACTTCTGTCGAGTGTTTAAAAACAAAACAGGTCGAACACCGACTGAGTACCGAAGCCTTAATCAGACGCTAGCATCGCCTCAATGATCAGCGCTTGTAACACATGACTATCAGACACTTGGCGCAACGCTTTAGCATAAGGCTCTTGTAGTAGTTGCTTTGAAAACCGAGAAAATGCCATCAACACACAACGTGGCGAAGGCTTAGGTAATACCATCATCAATACTTTGCTGATATTACCTCTCGGACTCTGCCAATCCATTTCCTGACAACAAGTTATTACCATTGCAGGTTGCAAAATAGGTTCAATCATCACATGGGGCATCGCAATACCCTCTGCCATCACAGTTGCTGAGATACTTTCACGCTTTTCTATCGCGGATAATACAGTTTGATAATCATCAGTTTTGAACACCTTTTCCTCCACCAGCGAGCGTGTCAACGAGGCTAACAATGATGCTTTATTCTGAACGGCTTGAGGTTGTTTAGATGTGATAAAAGAAAAGGGAAAATCCAGCGATGCCATGCGCTGTTTTAAAATGTCATTACCTTTACTGTCGCTCGATGAAAACAATAACGGACACGCATATTCGTGAATAAAGTCTGTCAGCACTAATAAGGCCAACTCAGCATCAGCGCCTGTAATAATGAGCTGACACAATTGATAAGGTTTACTGGCAAGGGTTGATACCCGAAGTGGCTTTGTTACTGACTCTGAGCGTAATAGCTGCAAGTTAAACACTTGGACATCAGAGGAAAAAAAACCAGCGAGCTTTTTCAATTTATCTAACTGAAAAAGAGTTAAGCCCGTTTCCCCACAATAGAAAGTAAGACGTCTTTCTAACATCTCTATACCCTGCTATCGGGAAATTAATTGCTGGCAGCGTTTAAGTACCGCTTCTGGATCAATCAACACTTCTTCAATGGTCACACAGTGGATCTTACTGCCTGTAAAGCGGCTACGTTGCTCCACTTCAATATCTGAAGCAATCAAAGTTAAATCCGCTTTGGCAATGTCTTGCATAGTTAACTGATCTTCGATGCCCATTGCGCCTTGGGTTTCAACTTGGATCTGAATCCCCATTTTATGCGCTGTTTTATTTAGTGCATCTGCTGCCATATAAGTATGAGCGATCCCCGTTGGACAAGCCGTTACTGCTACAATTTTCATGCTACTTCCTTATCGCGCATCGAATCACGTACAAACAAAAACGCCCTTTCA
The sequence above is a segment of the Photobacterium leiognathi genome. Coding sequences within it:
- a CDS encoding PTS fructose transporter subunit IIB gives rise to the protein MKIVAVTACPTGIAHTYMAADALNKTAHKMGIQIQVETQGAMGIEDQLTMQDIAKADLTLIASDIEVEQRSRFTGSKIHCVTIEEVLIDPEAVLKRCQQLISR
- a CDS encoding PTS sugar transporter subunit IIA, giving the protein MLERRLTFYCGETGLTLFQLDKLKKLAGFFSSDVQVFNLQLLRSESVTKPLRVSTLASKPYQLCQLIITGADAELALLVLTDFIHEYACPLLFSSSDSKGNDILKQRMASLDFPFSFITSKQPQAVQNKASLLASLTRSLVEEKVFKTDDYQTVLSAIEKRESISATVMAEGIAMPHVMIEPILQPAMVITCCQEMDWQSPRGNISKVLMMVLPKPSPRCVLMAFSRFSKQLLQEPYAKALRQVSDSHVLQALIIEAMLASD
- the manA gene encoding mannose-6-phosphate isomerase, class I, with amino-acid sequence MAGTHRSMFFKMNNVIQDYAWGSKTSIETLFGIANPEAKPQAELWMGAHANGCSEIEVQGEVVKLSDFIATDPYAIIGAQTQQQFGELPYLFKVLAAENALSIQVHPNKQQAEVGFAKEEQMGIARNAANRNYKDPNHKPELVFALTPYQAMNGFRQIDEIATQFNALEIPAISELVVAFNANQTEAGLRDFFAAMLSLEGEQKASAVNALLAYSEAHKDQPLFALLLDLAEQYPGDIGLFAPLMLNVLTLQPGEAMFLSACTPHAYIKGTGLEIMANSDNVLRAGLTPKYMDVPELVANTYFTPMAFDSLLLAPTKAENGSHYAIPVPDFKFSVYKQVENITLAVNSAEIIFAIDAPVTLTHSNGDTVVIGKGQSVFIPAYAEQYQVTCTGSFARAYN
- a CDS encoding AraC family transcriptional regulator translates to MDTVFLNLIDSILEEQESFNHIWFANDHTTPPQFSYQVNFPRLELVLKGEYVNQLEDGEHGICDVNLMLGDALYIPPNCWNKPNWETECSVLSLLFGKRQIGFSLVSKSKDNPNFFDVQKHSIQAATGHAIDPILSALNMLAKEPTKKPMDEHLLLALLSYSRSMLNTPDRVKKNRCEDLYQGICIYIQENFHRAISRESIAHRFNITPNHLSRLFRQQGHMRLADYICWVRLERAKFMLKKYNFRLAEVATRCGFQDMNYFCRVFKNKTGRTPTEYRSLNQTLASPQ